The DNA segment TCTTAATTTAGCATCCAAATTACTTAATGGTTCATCCATAAGATAAACCTTAGCGTCTCGTACAATTGCTCTTCCTAAAGCGACACGTTGACGCTGCCCACCAGATAATTGTTTTGGCTTTCGTTCTAAATATTCTTCAATACCCAAAATTTTTGCGGTTTCATGCACTTTTTGTTCTATCACTTCCTTTGGAACTTTATTGTTTTCTAAGGAAAAAGATAAATTTTTATAAACGGTCATATGAGGATATAAAGCATAGTTTTGAAAAACCATGGCAACATGTCTCTTTTTCGCTTCCACTTCATTGACCTTTTTACCATCAATCCACAATTCTCCTGCACTAATATCTTCCAAACCGGCAATCATTCTCAAGGTCGTTGTTTTACCACAACCTGAAGGTCCAACAAAAACAACAAATTCTTGATCTTGGATATCCAAATTAAAATCATGAACCACATGTGTCTTATTGTTATAAACTTTATTGATATCTTTTAATTTTACATTGACCATTATCACATTCCTCCTTTTATTTCATACCACTCATGGTAATGCCTTTAATAAATTGATTTTGGAAAAGAATAAAAATAGCAGAAGCAGGAATCATAATCAAAGAAGCGGCCGCCATCGTTGCTGACAAGTCGGACATATGTTGTGCACTGAAAAAGGATAACGCTAATGGTAATGTCATATTCTTTGCTGAATTTAGCATAATCAGTGGAGTTAAATAATCATTCCAAAGAGCTAAAAAGGTAAAAATCGCTAAACTACCAATGGCCGGCTTAATCGATGGTAATACAATTTTAAAATAGATTTTTAAGTCAGACGCATTGTCCAACATGGCGCTTTCAAACAATTCTTTCGGCAAGTCATCAATATATTGCTTACAAAGGAAAATGCCAAAGGCATTGAAAAAAGTAGGCACAATGAGGGCAATTAATTTATCATACCAGCCCAATGTAGAAATCAACAGAAAATTAGGAATCATCATAGCCGTTGCCGGTACCATCATCGTCAACAGGATGATATAAAACATTGTTTTTCTTAACTTAAATCGATATTTAGAAAGCACAAAGCCTATGATAGAACTAGTAAATAAAATAACTACGGTGTCGATAATCGTAATGAATAAACTATTCAAAAGCCATCTAAAAAATGGTGATTTTGTCAGAACTTTGATATATCCGGCCAACGTAAATTTTGTGGGTAATAAATGCTGTGGTTCTAACAAAATTTCGGATGTCGATTTAAAAGAATTTGAAAGCATCCAAAAATATGGTGCTAAAAAAAGTAGAGAAAAAACCACCAAACAAACAATACGAATCATTTTTGATATTTTTATATCTTTTTTCATAAGTTAATACTCCCAATCCACTTGTGTTTTCTTTTGTTCAATGAAAGATAAAATCATGATGATGATGAAAAGAACGAGTGAAACAGCCGAGGCATATCCCATATCTTTATGTTCAAAAGCTGTTTTGTAAATATATCGGGAAAGAACCAAACCGGAATTTTTTGAACCATCTTTCAAAATCAAAACAGAAAATTGAGCAAACATTTGAAAATGACTAATTAAAGTCTGCACCAACACAAATTGAAAAGTCCGACCCAATAGAGGTAAAGTGATTTTAAAAAATTTTCTAAATTCACTAGTATTATCTAAATCACTAGCCTCATAAATGTGATTTGGAATACCATCCATCCCGGCTGAAAATAAAATAATGTTATATCCCACATCCACCCAAAGAGTATAGACAATAACCGAAATCATTAATACATTAGGATCCCCGAGCCAATTAACACTTCCTAGACCAAGCGCATTTAATCCCATGTTTAATAGTCCTGTATCCGTTGGAAAAATTGATCTTGAAAAAACGACTGATGTGGCAACGACCGGTGCAATACATGGTAAGAAAAAAATCATACGAAATAGACTTCTTACTTTATTGGATTTAAAACGACTAATAAAATACGCTAAAGCTAAAGAAAGACAGATATTTAAGAAAACCGTCCCAAAAACAAAAACAAATGTATTTTTCATAGCCACTAGGAATTCTTTATCTTTTAATAACTTTACAAAATTTTCAAAGCCAACAAAAGCATTGTTATCACGCAAGGGATTATAGTTGAAAAAGGAGATGGCTAAACCTATTCCAATTGGAATCACAATGAAAATGAACATAAATACAACCGTTGGTATTATCACGGAATAAATAAATTTTTTATTTTTCATAAGTCCTTCTATCTACTGATAAAATTGGCAAGGATAGATTCCTTGCCAATTGCTTATTTCTTCTTCAGAAAAGCATTCGCTTTTTTATTTAATTCTTTCAGTGCTTCCTCTATCGTCTTATATTCATTTGAACAATATTTAACAAAAGTATCATTCACAACCTCTTTCAAACGATCGGTATTGAAGCGACCAATGAATTGAGAATTATCCAAAATATCTAATAACACTTTTGTATAAGGCATTTCCTTTTGATAAGATGCACTTTGAGAAATTTCTTTTTGGGCAGGAATTTGAGTACAACGAATATTTAATTTTTCCATTACTTTTGGTTGATAAACATATTCAATAAACTTCTGAGCGGCCGCCGCTTCCTTTGATTTTGCATTAATAGCTAAGGACCATCCCGTTTCAGCCGCAAATCGGTGTTGATTGGTATACCAAGGAACCCCAACATAATCAAAGTCTTTTCCTAATTTAAGATTAAACGATTGAATCCCTTCCGAAACAATCCATGGTCCTCGAGGAACCATCATTGCTCGTTTGGCATATAATTGTTGATAACCCTCTAAATTACCTCCGCCAGTCAGCCCCTCTAAATTTGTTACTTTATCTTCTTTCACCAATTTAGCTAATTCTGCAAAGGATTTTTTGGCTTCTGCAGTCTCGAAATTAAAAGCTGTGCCATCTTCATTGATATAAGCTCCCTTTTGTTGAAGAATAAAGGACAAGAAATAATAAGATACGGAATCCCAGTTAACAAAATCAAACCCTTTTACTTTAAATTTATTCCCATCTTTTCTAGTTCCTTTAATAGCTGTTTGTTTTAATTCTTCCCAAGTTTTCGGCACTTTCAAACCAGCTTCTTTTAATAGATGAAGATTAACCACCATACCTCCATTTTCAATATTAAACTCAATCGGTACAGCATATAATTTATTTTTATGCACCAAAGCACCATAAGTTGCTGGATAGCATTCTTTTTTCACTTTTTCAGCAAATTCTTTTGGAATTTCTTTTAAAGCTCCTGTTGGCGCAAAATCTAGGGCCCAACCACCCCACAACTCATAGATATCAGCACCTCCTTCTTTATTAATCAAAGAAGTTTGTACCTTCGATTCAAAATCATTATAAGGAAATGTTTCCAATTCTACACGAATATTTGGATTTTCTTTTTCAAAATTCGCTATGATATCCTTATACGCATTATTCCAAGGTTCATTTTGATGAGCCCACATCTTCAAAACGACTTTTTTATCGGATTTTTGGCTTGTGCTAGAACCCTTAGAACATCCGGCAATATTGACTAAGAAAAGTATTGCCATAATGGCACTAATTATTTTTTTCATGTACTTTCTCCATATCGATTGTTAGTGTTTTAAAATAAGATAAGTATTCTTTATTTTGATTTAACATTTCTTGAACCATCTCTTTCACTTCTGTCATACTACATACCGCAGCTGTCAAAGGATCATATAAACAAGCTTGATAAACAAGATTTGGATCTCCATTTATGGCTGCCTTCACTGCCAATTCTTCAATCATGGCAGAGTTATTCACTAAGATGGATAAGTGGTCTGGAAGGGTGACTTGTTTAATTGGTGTGATACCTTCTTTGGTAGCGACCACCGGAACTTCCACACAAGCTCCTTCTTTTAAATTCGTTACCAAATTATGATTTTTTAAATTGCCATTGAAGAAAAATGGTGTTTGATCGCCAAAAATAGCATTAAAGATATTGGAGGCATATTCTTGACCTCTCTCTAGCTCGACATCACTTGAATTTAACCATTCTTGATATTCCTTTTCCCAAGTGTCTTCTCTACCTAAATATTCATCCAGAATATACGCATGAGCTCCCGGATTCCAACCTGTTCCATGCGTACAATACTTTTCAATTAAATCAGGACGTTTTCTAAACCAAGATACATATTCAGAATTATGACCGGAAGATTCTGTCACAAAATAACCAAGATTTTTAAACATTTCAATTCGGACCGGTTCTTCATTAGCAATTTCTTCTCGCTGAATCGCTTTGTAGATATCCGGGTAAGCATCTTTGCCATCGACCTTATATTCCAAATAGAAAGCTTGATGGTTAATCCCGGCACAGGTATATTCCACCTTCTTATCACTCGCGCCAATCCATCTTGCCAGCATTTCTGCCGTTCCTTGAACACTATGACATAAGCCTGTAATATTCATCTTAGTCATGGACTGTAGATAGCTAACCAACATTGCCATTGGATTTGTGTAATTTAAAATAACAGCATTCGGACAAACTTCTTCGGCATCACGAATGATATCCAAGATGACCGGAGCTGTTCTTAAAAAGCGGAAAATCCCGGAAGGACCACGTGTATCACCAACACAGACATCCACACCATATTTTTTTGGAATTTCAATGTCGTGACGCCAAACATCCACGCCACCTTGTAAAATGGTAATCAAAACACCATCGGCCTTTTTTAAGGCTTCCCTTCGATCTAATGTTCCAACCACTTTGGCAGGATATTTCCCTGCATCAATTATTT comes from the Bulleidia sp. zg-1006 genome and includes:
- a CDS encoding carbohydrate ABC transporter permease, encoding MKKDIKISKMIRIVCLVVFSLLFLAPYFWMLSNSFKSTSEILLEPQHLLPTKFTLAGYIKVLTKSPFFRWLLNSLFITIIDTVVILFTSSIIGFVLSKYRFKLRKTMFYIILLTMMVPATAMMIPNFLLISTLGWYDKLIALIVPTFFNAFGIFLCKQYIDDLPKELFESAMLDNASDLKIYFKIVLPSIKPAIGSLAIFTFLALWNDYLTPLIMLNSAKNMTLPLALSFFSAQHMSDLSATMAAASLIMIPASAIFILFQNQFIKGITMSGMK
- a CDS encoding carbohydrate ABC transporter permease translates to MKNKKFIYSVIIPTVVFMFIFIVIPIGIGLAISFFNYNPLRDNNAFVGFENFVKLLKDKEFLVAMKNTFVFVFGTVFLNICLSLALAYFISRFKSNKVRSLFRMIFFLPCIAPVVATSVVFSRSIFPTDTGLLNMGLNALGLGSVNWLGDPNVLMISVIVYTLWVDVGYNIILFSAGMDGIPNHIYEASDLDNTSEFRKFFKITLPLLGRTFQFVLVQTLISHFQMFAQFSVLILKDGSKNSGLVLSRYIYKTAFEHKDMGYASAVSLVLFIIIMILSFIEQKKTQVDWEY
- a CDS encoding extracellular solute-binding protein; this encodes MKKIISAIMAILFLVNIAGCSKGSSTSQKSDKKVVLKMWAHQNEPWNNAYKDIIANFEKENPNIRVELETFPYNDFESKVQTSLINKEGGADIYELWGGWALDFAPTGALKEIPKEFAEKVKKECYPATYGALVHKNKLYAVPIEFNIENGGMVVNLHLLKEAGLKVPKTWEELKQTAIKGTRKDGNKFKVKGFDFVNWDSVSYYFLSFILQQKGAYINEDGTAFNFETAEAKKSFAELAKLVKEDKVTNLEGLTGGGNLEGYQQLYAKRAMMVPRGPWIVSEGIQSFNLKLGKDFDYVGVPWYTNQHRFAAETGWSLAINAKSKEAAAAQKFIEYVYQPKVMEKLNIRCTQIPAQKEISQSASYQKEMPYTKVLLDILDNSQFIGRFNTDRLKEVVNDTFVKYCSNEYKTIEEALKELNKKANAFLKKK
- the melA gene encoding alpha-galactosidase; this encodes MKKFAFIGAGSLDFTKDLVRDILTFEAFRDCELYMMDINPIRLKYAVKGVQKIIDAGKYPAKVVGTLDRREALKKADGVLITILQGGVDVWRHDIEIPKKYGVDVCVGDTRGPSGIFRFLRTAPVILDIIRDAEEVCPNAVILNYTNPMAMLVSYLQSMTKMNITGLCHSVQGTAEMLARWIGASDKKVEYTCAGINHQAFYLEYKVDGKDAYPDIYKAIQREEIANEEPVRIEMFKNLGYFVTESSGHNSEYVSWFRKRPDLIEKYCTHGTGWNPGAHAYILDEYLGREDTWEKEYQEWLNSSDVELERGQEYASNIFNAIFGDQTPFFFNGNLKNHNLVTNLKEGACVEVPVVATKEGITPIKQVTLPDHLSILVNNSAMIEELAVKAAINGDPNLVYQACLYDPLTAAVCSMTEVKEMVQEMLNQNKEYLSYFKTLTIDMEKVHEKNN